A stretch of the Duncaniella dubosii genome encodes the following:
- a CDS encoding RHS repeat domain-containing protein, protein MDNAYTFDAVSNVLSVANNASLPANGNAGGQMSHTYTYDGLYRLATAKGTYTGADNKSASYTLAMGYDNMHRIKSKSQHLTQDNVQFNGTLNVGYDLTYAYSSEEGKKFQLESVKDVNYRTEETPEGQQVENGHIYQYDKNGNLIYVNTNRVMTDGHRDNSVGERKLIWDEENRLLAVDDNGFVSNYWYDADGERTVKTSGESDQVYVNGVFSGGSTNTAKFSLYVSPYLVANQGGRYTKHIYAGSQRIVSKVGDFASYGSDPRRIEYAGANTDGLSVDYKSKYAAQQQVIKDNYKFFDVPYNGTDNDNYADGEGFCCNDGSMEAAVAQARKAQTRAVSRSFKDPDNYENLQFFYHPDHLGSSSFITNLDGEVVQHIEYVPFGEVFIEERNNVWNTPYLFNAKEFDEETGMYYYGARYYDPRISLWMSTDPAQEEYYSHSSYCFSGNNPIIYIDYNGKEWTDLDGQVITDTKNIKKFIFYSKDFSKQAKVQYNDGIKKYGAGSVAMSQTSTTQAFSEDWKNMNGTEISEVLIMTHGKNQSILVGEGQQFTATGDGKTNISRSPAPNIQDLPQPTGNIENAMLYMYSCHSADTNPHPHGEGDHQQGALLGSQRPIAYVFAQYFKFYGVQGTSESVNYHYGLMDLFSPSSDYLQPYPANGGKWRIYYNSNNSLRKQGK, encoded by the coding sequence ATGGACAACGCCTATACGTTTGATGCGGTCAGCAATGTACTTTCGGTGGCAAATAATGCTTCTCTCCCTGCCAACGGCAATGCCGGCGGCCAGATGTCGCACACCTATACTTATGACGGTCTCTATCGTCTCGCCACCGCCAAAGGTACATACACCGGAGCAGACAACAAGTCCGCATCCTATACCCTCGCTATGGGCTATGACAATATGCACCGCATCAAGTCGAAGAGCCAGCATCTCACTCAGGACAACGTTCAGTTCAACGGCACCCTCAATGTCGGTTACGACCTCACTTACGCCTACAGTTCGGAAGAAGGAAAGAAATTCCAACTCGAAAGTGTAAAGGATGTTAATTACCGCACTGAGGAGACTCCCGAAGGTCAACAAGTGGAGAACGGTCACATCTACCAGTACGACAAAAACGGCAACCTTATTTACGTCAACACCAATCGCGTAATGACGGATGGCCATAGAGATAACAGTGTCGGAGAGCGCAAGCTTATCTGGGATGAGGAGAATCGTCTGCTTGCTGTTGACGACAACGGCTTCGTGTCCAACTACTGGTACGACGCCGACGGAGAGCGCACTGTCAAGACATCCGGAGAAAGCGATCAGGTCTATGTCAACGGAGTCTTCTCCGGTGGCTCGACCAACACCGCGAAATTCTCCCTCTATGTCAGCCCGTACCTCGTGGCTAATCAGGGAGGTCGTTACACCAAACATATCTACGCTGGTTCGCAGAGAATTGTGTCCAAGGTCGGCGATTTCGCCTCCTACGGCTCAGACCCGCGCCGCATAGAATATGCCGGTGCCAACACCGACGGCCTTTCGGTTGACTACAAGTCAAAGTATGCAGCGCAGCAGCAGGTTATCAAGGACAACTACAAGTTCTTCGATGTACCGTACAACGGCACTGACAACGACAACTATGCTGACGGCGAAGGATTCTGCTGCAATGACGGTTCAATGGAGGCGGCTGTTGCGCAGGCTCGGAAGGCTCAGACCCGCGCGGTTTCGCGGTCTTTCAAAGATCCCGACAACTACGAGAACTTGCAGTTCTTCTATCACCCCGACCACCTCGGAAGTTCCAGCTTCATTACCAACCTTGACGGTGAAGTAGTTCAGCACATCGAGTATGTCCCCTTCGGCGAAGTCTTCATCGAGGAGCGCAACAACGTGTGGAACACTCCTTATCTCTTCAACGCTAAAGAGTTCGATGAGGAGACAGGTATGTACTACTACGGTGCCCGCTACTATGACCCACGTATCAGCCTGTGGATGTCAACTGACCCAGCACAAGAAGAATATTATAGCCATTCTTCCTACTGTTTCTCAGGCAATAATCCTATAATATACATAGATTACAATGGAAAAGAATGGACTGATTTAGATGGGCAGGTCATAACAGATACTAAGAATATCAAGAAATTCATATTTTATTCAAAAGATTTCAGCAAACAAGCAAAAGTGCAATATAATGACGGCATCAAAAAGTATGGAGCTGGAAGTGTAGCCATGAGTCAGACAAGTACTACTCAGGCTTTCTCAGAAGATTGGAAAAATATGAATGGAACTGAGATTTCTGAAGTATTAATTATGACGCACGGGAAGAATCAATCAATTCTTGTTGGTGAAGGTCAGCAGTTTACGGCAACAGGAGATGGGAAAACTAATATTTCAAGGTCTCCTGCTCCAAATATTCAAGATCTTCCTCAACCGACTGGCAATATTGAAAATGCGATGTTATATATGTATTCTTGCCATTCTGCAGACACAAATCCACATCCACACGGAGAAGGAGATCATCAACAAGGAGCTTTGCTTGGGTCACAACGACCAATAGCGTATGTATTTGCTCAATATTTCAAATTTTATGGAGTGCAAGGCACAAGTGAATCTGTAAATTACCATTACGGCTTAATGGATTTATTTTCGCCTTCATCAGATTATTTGCAACCATATCCAGCAAATGGAGGTAAATGGCGCATTTACTACAATTCCAATAACTCATTAAGAAAGCAGGGCAAATGA
- a CDS encoding TetR/AcrR family transcriptional regulator translates to MSKHREQSLRNRSDILRKCYPLVAIGSWDAIAISDIEKVIKQTRGAIAYYFKNKKTLFANILDELFFPVFALSDDEREKLSKATVSDFYNRYKTPFERVRDDLRDNYGVENPSQAIFNLFIQGSKHYDQFTSNVGELMQLEQDFMSRIVGGRVNNILDLNRVYVENIGNIFIESMNFDSN, encoded by the coding sequence ATGTCGAAACATCGGGAACAATCGTTAAGAAATAGGTCGGATATACTTAGAAAGTGCTATCCGCTGGTTGCTATCGGCAGTTGGGACGCTATCGCGATTTCCGATATTGAAAAGGTAATCAAGCAGACAAGGGGTGCTATCGCATACTATTTCAAGAATAAAAAGACTCTTTTCGCCAATATCCTCGACGAACTGTTCTTCCCGGTGTTCGCGCTCTCGGATGACGAACGCGAGAAACTATCCAAGGCTACTGTCTCCGACTTCTATAACAGATACAAGACCCCGTTTGAGCGAGTCCGCGATGATTTAAGGGATAACTACGGTGTCGAAAATCCGTCACAGGCAATCTTCAATCTATTCATTCAAGGCTCCAAGCACTACGACCAATTCACATCAAACGTCGGCGAACTGATGCAGCTGGAGCAAGACTTCATGAGCCGCATAGTCGGAGGCCGTGTAAACAACATTCTCGACCTAAACCGCGTCTATGTCGAGAATATCGGAAATATCTTTATCGAGTCAATGAATTTTGATTCTAATTAA
- a CDS encoding GNAT family N-acetyltransferase, with translation MAIATLSYDGIKTYTLDNPSRNALQRKIPQQKRHRSYPAVLIGRLGVNKTFQGQGLNIGTQLMDVLKYWFMDENNKAACRYMLVDAYNTESTLHYYLKNGFKPLYKTEQGEKDAFGISADEDLKSRIFFFDLKLITA, from the coding sequence GTGGCGATTGCCACTCTCTCCTACGATGGCATTAAGACCTATACACTCGACAATCCGTCACGAAATGCTCTCCAACGAAAGATACCCCAGCAAAAGCGCCACCGCAGCTATCCTGCGGTGTTGATTGGTCGCCTCGGTGTGAACAAGACATTTCAAGGTCAAGGATTGAATATAGGCACTCAGCTCATGGATGTCCTCAAATACTGGTTTATGGACGAGAATAATAAGGCGGCTTGCCGCTATATGCTCGTTGATGCCTACAATACCGAATCCACTCTGCATTACTACCTGAAAAACGGCTTTAAGCCTCTATATAAGACCGAGCAAGGAGAGAAAGATGCGTTTGGCATATCTGCCGATGAGGATTTGAAAAGCCGGATTTTCTTCTTCGACCTAAAATTGATAACAGCATAA
- a CDS encoding site-specific integrase translates to MATITRSLSSKVNANGEAEIMLRLSVSRELRLRLKSGIFVEATRFRDGKIIMPRADRKTLAKLQIINDNLISLESRLISLCVSTPQKSLSKEFFEDAILRHHHPELFEAAPKKMSFFDVFNEFLDKHLDGAPLSGHYKVLARLLRRFELYRQKTTRTKFTLILNDFDSAEIERFKEFVVNEPKIYDKYPSIYKTASDVVETARKPRRPEKRGENSVIGILKRLRAFFNWCVRRGYLDRTPFATFTGIGSEKYGTPYYITIEERDLIADFDLSDKPALEVQRDIFVFQCLIGCRVSDLLEMTSGSIINGAIEYIPNKTKNERPEVVRVPLNTRARQLVEKYSAKGAEKLFPFISAQKYNEAIKKIFTLCEITRMVTVRNPKTGEEEKRPINEIASSHMARRTFIGNLYKKVKDPSLVGALSGHKEGSKAFARYREIDEDLKKELVSLLD, encoded by the coding sequence ATGGCAACCATAACACGCTCTCTATCCTCTAAGGTCAACGCCAATGGCGAAGCTGAAATCATGTTGCGACTGTCGGTGTCGCGCGAACTGCGTCTGCGCCTGAAAAGCGGCATCTTTGTTGAGGCTACCCGTTTTCGTGACGGTAAGATCATTATGCCACGCGCAGACCGAAAGACACTAGCAAAGTTACAAATAATAAATGACAATCTGATATCTTTGGAGAGCCGACTGATTTCGCTCTGTGTAAGCACACCACAAAAGTCTCTCTCCAAAGAATTTTTCGAGGACGCTATTCTGCGTCACCACCACCCGGAACTGTTTGAGGCCGCTCCGAAGAAGATGTCGTTTTTCGATGTGTTCAATGAATTTCTCGACAAGCATCTTGACGGCGCACCACTGTCAGGCCACTACAAGGTGCTTGCCCGACTGTTGCGTCGCTTTGAGCTGTACAGGCAGAAAACGACCCGGACAAAGTTCACGCTTATTCTCAACGACTTTGATTCCGCTGAGATAGAGCGGTTCAAGGAATTTGTGGTCAATGAGCCGAAAATTTATGACAAATATCCCTCAATATACAAGACCGCCTCTGATGTCGTTGAGACTGCACGTAAGCCCCGTCGCCCGGAGAAACGCGGCGAGAATTCTGTCATAGGGATACTAAAAAGGCTTCGGGCTTTCTTCAACTGGTGTGTGAGACGTGGCTATCTCGACCGCACTCCGTTCGCAACTTTCACAGGTATAGGCAGTGAGAAATACGGCACTCCTTACTATATCACAATAGAGGAGCGCGATTTGATAGCCGATTTCGACCTGTCGGATAAACCGGCTTTGGAGGTGCAACGCGACATATTTGTTTTTCAGTGCCTTATCGGTTGCCGAGTGTCGGACTTGTTGGAAATGACGTCGGGAAGCATCATAAACGGTGCAATCGAGTACATCCCCAACAAGACCAAGAATGAACGCCCGGAGGTTGTACGAGTGCCACTGAATACACGCGCACGGCAATTGGTGGAGAAATATTCTGCCAAAGGAGCTGAGAAACTGTTTCCTTTCATCAGCGCACAGAAATACAACGAGGCAATAAAAAAGATATTCACTCTCTGCGAGATAACCCGAATGGTGACTGTACGCAATCCAAAGACCGGGGAAGAGGAGAAACGCCCGATAAATGAGATTGCAAGCAGCCACATGGCACGGCGTACATTCATCGGCAATCTATACAAGAAAGTCAAGGATCCCAGTCTTGTTGGGGCTTTGTCAGGGCATAAAGAGGGCAGCAAGGCTTTCGCCAGATACAGGGAGATTGACGAGGATCTGAAAAAAGAACTTGTCAGCTTGCTCGACTGA
- a CDS encoding site-specific integrase: MLYDSYFTLSFIARKARALRNGEYPIFVRITVSGQISEMNLGRSVAPENWDQKRAMSKGRSRRDLELNKYIEVVKARFLEIHNMLVREGKMVNPKILRDYFLGTIEKPKMLCEVFRMANEQRRAEYERGDMGKATYERWVRCVTYLEEFMQLTQNVADIPVKDVTKGFVQDFEHFLRMNKKAANNTAVRYLRYLKNVMQYAIANKWASEDPFLGKRFKRTVADREALTEDELKRMMDLDLKVYPRVEAVRDTFVFCCFTGLAFCDIKSLKRSDITTDADGRMWIRKHREKTGELSVIPLLDVPRRLIEKYSNHPKVLLEGVVLPVISNQRMNAYLKEVADLAKINRHLTSHQRRHYELSLSLNLNSLQRFVS; the protein is encoded by the coding sequence ATGTTATATGATTCTTATTTCACCTTGTCTTTCATAGCAAGGAAGGCCCGCGCCCTCCGCAACGGCGAGTATCCAATCTTCGTCCGCATCACCGTGAGCGGTCAGATTTCGGAAATGAACCTCGGTCGCAGTGTCGCCCCTGAGAACTGGGATCAGAAGCGTGCCATGTCCAAAGGCCGCTCGCGCCGAGACCTCGAACTTAACAAGTATATCGAGGTTGTGAAAGCCCGCTTCCTCGAAATCCACAATATGCTTGTGCGCGAGGGGAAGATGGTAAATCCGAAAATACTGCGAGACTATTTCCTCGGCACTATCGAGAAGCCCAAAATGCTTTGCGAGGTATTCCGCATGGCAAACGAACAGCGACGCGCCGAATATGAACGCGGCGACATGGGAAAGGCCACATACGAGCGTTGGGTGCGCTGTGTCACCTATCTGGAAGAGTTCATGCAGTTGACGCAAAATGTGGCTGACATTCCGGTCAAGGATGTGACAAAAGGATTCGTGCAGGATTTTGAACACTTCCTGCGCATGAACAAAAAAGCCGCCAACAACACGGCTGTGCGCTATCTGCGTTACCTGAAGAATGTGATGCAGTACGCCATAGCCAACAAATGGGCTTCGGAAGATCCGTTCCTCGGCAAACGTTTCAAACGTACCGTCGCAGACCGCGAGGCATTGACCGAAGACGAGTTGAAACGTATGATGGATCTGGACTTAAAAGTTTATCCACGCGTGGAGGCTGTGCGTGACACTTTCGTGTTCTGCTGCTTCACCGGGCTGGCGTTCTGCGACATAAAGTCGCTCAAACGCTCAGACATCACCACCGACGCCGACGGTCGGATGTGGATACGCAAGCACAGGGAGAAAACGGGTGAACTGAGCGTTATTCCCCTGCTTGATGTTCCCCGCCGTCTGATTGAGAAATACAGTAACCACCCGAAAGTTTTGTTAGAAGGCGTGGTGTTGCCGGTCATCTCCAACCAACGTATGAATGCCTATCTCAAAGAGGTGGCGGATTTGGCAAAAATCAATCGTCATCTCACCTCGCATCAAAGAAGACATTACGAATTGTCTTTATCGCTGAATTTGAATAGTTTGCAAAGATTTGTTTCTTGA
- a CDS encoding sigma-54-dependent transcriptional regulator — translation MDKTKIIVVEDNIVYCEFVCNLLARDGFRTMQAFHLSTARKYLQQAADGDIVVSDLRLPDGNGIDLLRWMRKEGMMQPFIIMTDYAEVHTAVESMKLGSLDYIPKQLVEDRLVPLLRNILKERNIGRSRMPLFSRDGSAFQAIMKRIRLVAPTDMSVLIFGENGTGKEHIAHLLHDKGKRAGKPFVAVDCGSLTKELTSSAFFGHVRGAFTGADSAKKGYFHEAEGGTLFLDEVGNLAPETQQMLLRAIQERRYRPVGDRADRSFNVRIIAATNEDLEKAVNEKRFRQDLLYRLHDFEITVPPLRDCQEDVMPLAEFFREIANQELECDVIGFDGEARKTLLTHAWPGNVRELRQKIMGAVLQAQTGLVTKEHLELAVTRATSPVSFALRSDAEDKERVLRALKQANGNRKVAAELLGIGRTTLYNKLEEYGLKYKFQQS, via the coding sequence ATGGATAAGACAAAAATCATCGTGGTGGAGGACAACATCGTGTATTGCGAGTTCGTCTGTAACCTGCTGGCACGCGATGGATTCCGCACCATGCAGGCTTTCCACCTCTCGACCGCGAGGAAATATCTGCAACAGGCCGCAGACGGGGACATCGTGGTTTCCGACCTGCGCCTGCCCGACGGCAACGGTATCGACCTGCTACGCTGGATGCGCAAGGAAGGTATGATGCAGCCGTTCATTATCATGACCGACTATGCCGAAGTGCATACGGCTGTTGAAAGCATGAAACTCGGCTCGCTGGACTACATACCCAAGCAGCTTGTGGAAGACAGGCTCGTCCCTTTGCTACGGAACATATTAAAAGAACGGAATATCGGACGAAGCCGTATGCCCCTGTTCTCGCGTGACGGCTCGGCGTTCCAAGCCATCATGAAGCGGATAAGGCTGGTAGCCCCCACCGACATGAGCGTGCTGATATTCGGGGAGAACGGCACGGGCAAGGAGCATATCGCCCACCTGCTGCACGACAAGGGCAAGCGGGCAGGAAAACCGTTTGTGGCTGTGGACTGCGGTTCGCTCACCAAAGAGCTTACGTCGTCTGCTTTCTTCGGACACGTCAGAGGGGCGTTCACGGGTGCGGACAGTGCCAAGAAAGGCTATTTCCATGAGGCGGAAGGCGGTACGCTGTTCTTGGACGAGGTGGGCAACCTCGCACCGGAAACCCAGCAGATGCTACTCCGCGCCATACAGGAACGGAGATACCGTCCGGTAGGTGACAGAGCTGACCGTAGTTTCAATGTCCGCATCATCGCCGCCACCAACGAGGATCTGGAGAAGGCGGTCAATGAAAAGCGTTTCCGGCAGGACCTATTATATCGTCTGCACGACTTCGAGATAACCGTCCCGCCGTTGCGCGACTGTCAGGAGGACGTCATGCCGCTGGCTGAGTTCTTTCGCGAAATTGCGAATCAGGAACTGGAATGCGATGTCATCGGTTTTGACGGAGAAGCCCGCAAGACATTGCTGACCCATGCGTGGCCGGGCAATGTCCGCGAGCTTCGTCAGAAAATCATGGGCGCGGTGTTGCAGGCACAGACCGGGCTTGTAACGAAAGAGCATCTGGAACTTGCCGTGACGAGGGCGACCTCACCCGTCAGCTTCGCCCTGCGCAGCGATGCGGAAGACAAGGAGCGTGTCTTACGCGCGTTGAAGCAGGCGAACGGTAACCGCAAGGTTGCCGCCGAACTGCTCGGAATAGGACGTACGACGCTGTACAACAAACTGGAAGAATATGGATTGAAGTATAAATTTCAGCAATCATAG
- a CDS encoding hybrid sensor histidine kinase/response regulator encodes MISIRKLISCGYILIFILIGMIIYCYQYEWKKLEVLEKENRTTDELRRHVNELNFRLTGFSLLGETILEWEDKDIVNYHLQRMALDSMLYYFTSIYPFERIDSVHYLLEDKEKQMRRIVQMLDEQKSIKERIARQVPAIVYKSTQEQPKKLKRKGFLGIFGKKEEAKPTVTTTMLHSLSRNMIAEQQAQSRRLSEHADSLAARNAELNRQLQSLIRQIDGKIQADLQKREDEIATMREKSFMQIGSLTGFVLLLLVISYIIIHRNANRIKRYKQKTTDLIGQLQQSVEQNEALIASRKKVVHTITHELRTPLTAIIGYTSLMEKGNDADKKEQYVRNIRQSSERMREMLNTMLSFFRLDNGKEQPNISPCRISAITHILETEFMPIAMNKGLALTITNQTDTVVLTDKERILQIGNNLLSNAIKFTENGGVSLTTDYDNGVLKLIVKDTGTGMTEDEQQRVFGAFERLSNAAAKDGFGLGLSIVQRIVSMLGGTIQLESEKGKGSRFTVEIPMQTAGELPERINHARIHHDRAFHDVIAIDNDEVLLLMLKEMYAQEGVHCDTCTDAAELMEMIRRKEYSLLLTDLNMPEINGFDLLELLRTSNVGNSKTIPVVVTTASGSCSKEELMERGFSGCLLKPFSISELMEVSDKCAMKGNRNEKPDFTSLLSYGNEAIMLEKLVAETEKEMQAIREAGLKKDLQELDALTHHLRSSWEILRANQPLRELYKLLHSDGTPDDKTIGNTIKSVLDKGSEIIRLAKEERRKYENG; translated from the coding sequence ATGATTTCAATCCGCAAGCTAATATCATGTGGCTATATTCTAATATTCATACTAATAGGAATGATTATATATTGCTATCAGTATGAATGGAAAAAGCTTGAAGTATTAGAGAAGGAGAACCGAACCACTGATGAGTTGCGCCGACATGTTAATGAATTAAACTTTCGCTTAACAGGATTTTCTTTGTTAGGAGAAACAATATTGGAATGGGAAGATAAAGATATTGTAAATTATCATTTGCAGCGTATGGCTTTGGATAGTATGCTTTATTATTTCACGTCTATCTACCCGTTTGAACGCATTGACAGTGTACACTATCTTTTAGAGGATAAAGAAAAACAAATGCGACGAATTGTACAGATGCTTGATGAACAGAAAAGCATCAAAGAAAGGATAGCCCGTCAAGTGCCTGCAATCGTATATAAAAGTACGCAAGAACAACCCAAGAAGCTGAAGCGAAAGGGATTCTTGGGCATCTTTGGTAAAAAGGAGGAAGCAAAGCCCACCGTGACTACCACGATGCTCCATTCTCTTAGCCGGAATATGATAGCCGAACAACAAGCACAAAGCCGCCGTTTATCGGAACACGCTGACAGTCTTGCTGCACGGAATGCCGAACTTAACCGTCAGTTACAAAGTTTGATTCGCCAAATAGATGGAAAAATACAAGCTGACCTGCAAAAGAGAGAGGACGAGATAGCCACCATGCGTGAAAAATCGTTTATGCAGATAGGTAGCCTGACAGGATTCGTCCTCCTCCTGCTGGTAATCTCATATATCATCATACACCGTAATGCCAACCGAATCAAACGGTACAAACAGAAAACGACTGATTTAATAGGACAGTTGCAACAGTCGGTAGAGCAAAACGAGGCTCTGATAGCCTCTCGCAAGAAAGTCGTGCATACCATCACCCATGAACTGCGCACACCTTTAACCGCAATAATCGGTTATACCTCGTTGATGGAAAAAGGCAATGATGCAGATAAAAAAGAGCAATATGTCCGTAATATCCGGCAATCTTCGGAACGTATGCGTGAAATGCTCAACACCATGCTGAGTTTCTTCCGTCTGGACAACGGTAAGGAGCAGCCGAACATTTCTCCTTGCCGGATTTCAGCAATCACGCATATTCTTGAAACAGAGTTTATGCCAATCGCCATGAACAAGGGGCTGGCTCTTACCATAACCAATCAAACGGATACAGTCGTCCTGACCGATAAGGAACGTATCCTGCAAATCGGCAACAACCTGCTGTCAAACGCCATCAAGTTCACGGAGAACGGTGGCGTTTCTCTGACAACGGACTATGATAACGGCGTCCTGAAACTTATCGTCAAAGATACGGGTACAGGTATGACCGAAGATGAACAACAACGGGTATTCGGTGCGTTTGAGCGTCTGTCAAACGCCGCCGCAAAAGACGGCTTCGGACTGGGACTGTCCATCGTTCAGCGTATCGTGTCAATGCTCGGAGGCACGATACAGTTGGAGAGCGAGAAAGGCAAAGGCAGCCGTTTCACGGTGGAAATACCCATGCAGACAGCCGGGGAACTGCCGGAAAGGATAAATCATGCACGGATTCATCATGACCGTGCATTCCATGATGTGATTGCCATCGACAATGACGAGGTACTTCTCCTGATGCTTAAAGAAATGTATGCACAGGAAGGCGTACACTGCGACACCTGCACCGATGCTGCGGAATTGATGGAAATGATACGCCGGAAAGAATACAGCCTGCTTCTGACGGATCTGAACATGCCGGAAATCAACGGCTTCGATCTGCTGGAACTGCTGCGCACCTCCAACGTTGGCAATTCAAAGACTATCCCGGTAGTCGTGACAACCGCTTCGGGCAGTTGCAGCAAGGAGGAACTTATGGAACGTGGTTTCTCCGGTTGCCTGCTCAAACCGTTCTCCATATCGGAACTGATGGAGGTTTCAGACAAATGCGCCATGAAAGGCAACCGGAATGAAAAGCCGGACTTCACCTCCCTGCTGTCATACGGCAATGAAGCCATCATGTTGGAAAAACTCGTAGCAGAAACCGAAAAGGAAATGCAGGCAATCAGGGAAGCGGGTCTAAAGAAAGACCTTCAGGAACTGGACGCCCTGACACACCACCTGCGAAGTTCATGGGAGATACTCCGTGCCAACCAACCGTTAAGGGAACTATACAAATTGCTTCATAGCGATGGCACACCTGACGATAAAACAATTGGCAATACCATAAAATCCGTATTGGATAAGGGTTCGGAAATCATCCGGCTGGCAAAAGAAGAAAGGAGAAAATACGAAAATGGATAA
- a CDS encoding alpha/beta hydrolase yields MKRMIIVAILAIYSVLNIMASDDNISGTWHGTLKITPQVELKIVFNFKTSEDSKPSVTLDSPDQGAYGIAGEVNFISADSINVTVKRIGLTFTGRKQDGKLIGKCTQGAMSTDLELFPGIVELKRPQTPKPPYPYTMKELHFNNLSDSVTLAGTLTLPEGFNETTPVIVMITGSGLQNRDEEIYGHKPFAVIADYLARNGVATLRYDDRGYGESTGDGKNATTEDFARDAKTAMEYLRKEMKFKNVGILGHSEGAAVAFILGAENNSGLFSNPNFIIAIGAQAVRGDSVLIDQSATMLKQGNMPADIVSDYVEALRKMYELKIREGNNMTVDSIEAICANWKNTPVHTSLKANLKKIAADNNPWLNFYIGFSPAESIADTDCPVFALYGEKDIQVRPELNMPQMQRLARKRP; encoded by the coding sequence ATGAAAAGAATGATAATCGTAGCTATTTTAGCCATCTATTCCGTTCTAAACATCATGGCTTCCGATGATAATATTTCGGGGACATGGCATGGTACGTTGAAAATAACTCCGCAAGTGGAGTTAAAGATTGTTTTCAATTTCAAGACAAGCGAAGATAGTAAACCGTCAGTTACGCTTGATTCTCCGGATCAAGGTGCATACGGAATAGCCGGAGAAGTGAATTTCATTTCGGCGGATTCTATAAATGTAACGGTTAAACGCATCGGATTGACGTTTACCGGACGAAAACAAGATGGGAAACTCATTGGGAAATGCACACAAGGGGCAATGAGTACTGACCTTGAATTATTTCCGGGTATTGTGGAATTAAAGCGACCTCAAACGCCTAAGCCACCATATCCATACACTATGAAGGAGTTGCATTTCAACAACTTATCAGATAGTGTTACTCTCGCTGGGACACTTACTTTACCTGAAGGTTTTAATGAGACAACTCCGGTTATCGTAATGATTACCGGTAGCGGATTGCAAAACCGCGATGAAGAAATATACGGACATAAGCCGTTTGCTGTCATCGCCGATTACCTTGCCCGAAACGGCGTTGCAACCTTACGATATGATGACCGAGGATATGGAGAATCAACCGGCGACGGCAAAAATGCCACCACTGAAGATTTTGCACGAGATGCGAAAACGGCAATGGAATACCTGCGCAAAGAAATGAAATTCAAAAATGTCGGAATATTGGGGCATAGCGAGGGAGCGGCAGTGGCATTTATACTGGGAGCAGAGAACAATTCGGGATTATTCTCAAATCCGAATTTCATTATTGCCATTGGCGCACAGGCGGTTCGGGGAGACTCGGTTCTAATAGACCAAAGTGCAACAATGCTGAAACAAGGTAACATGCCGGCGGATATTGTGTCTGATTATGTTGAAGCATTGCGCAAGATGTATGAACTGAAAATAAGGGAGGGTAACAATATGACCGTTGACAGTATTGAAGCTATATGTGCAAATTGGAAGAATACTCCCGTTCACACATCTTTGAAAGCCAATCTGAAAAAGATTGCAGCCGACAATAACCCGTGGTTAAATTTCTATATCGGTTTTTCACCGGCGGAAAGCATTGCAGATACGGATTGCCCTGTATTCGCACTATACGGAGAAAAAGATATACAAGTTCGCCCGGAACTGAATATGCCTCAAATGCAACGACTCGCCCGAAAGCGACCGTGA
- a CDS encoding META domain-containing protein has product MKINILTAIMLALAILVGSCNAPSDNALYREWRLQKYNCIATSSYGLTQVNKESEYILQLDNTGVFSCTTDCNTITGSFEKSKNALKFSSISFTELACDNMMIERSIVFILPSIKSYEIMDDSILVLKDDNGHILMELTK; this is encoded by the coding sequence ATGAAAATAAACATTCTTACAGCAATAATGCTTGCATTAGCCATATTGGTTGGCTCATGCAATGCCCCGTCAGATAATGCCCTGTACAGGGAATGGCGACTTCAAAAATACAACTGTATCGCCACATCGTCATACGGACTGACACAGGTAAACAAGGAATCAGAGTATATATTGCAGCTTGATAACACCGGAGTGTTCTCCTGTACCACCGATTGCAATACCATCACCGGCAGTTTTGAAAAAAGCAAAAACGCCTTGAAATTCTCCAGTATATCCTTTACCGAACTGGCTTGCGATAACATGATGATAGAACGAAGCATAGTATTTATTCTGCCCAGTATCAAATCATACGAAATCATGGACGATTCCATCTTGGTGTTGAAAGATGATAATGGTCATATACTTATGGAACTAACAAAATAA